One stretch of Clavibacter californiensis DNA includes these proteins:
- the acs gene encoding acetate--CoA ligase produces the protein MTMSTNPRSTQPGASSPAAPDQDEEGTAIPSRPATTAESGPVHPPSDAFRATRVADESLAASAAADRLGFWADRARELVTWETPFETVLDWSDAPVARWFPEGRLNVAYNCLDRHVLAGHGDRVALHWEGEPGDTRDLTYAELTAEVKRAANALSDLGVVAGDRVAIYLPMIPEAVIAMLAVARIGAVHSVVFGGFSAESLRARIDDAAARVVITADGGWRKGKVFPLKPAVDAALVGSAGSVEHVLVVRRGENEVDWDESRDLWWHERVAAADPEHEAQAFEAEHPLFILYTSGTTGKPKGILHTSGGYLTQVAYTHRNVFDLHPETDVYWCTADVGWITGHSYVVYGPLANGATQVIYEGTPDAPQPGRWWDIVEKHGVTILYAAPTAIRSFMKTGREIPDARDLSSIRLLGSVGEPINPEAWRWYRDVVGGGDVPVVDTWWQTETGGIMISALPGVTATKPGSAQSPIPGIQVAVVDDQGEPVARGESGLLVVTEPWPGMLRGIWGDPERYRETYWDRFGDRYFAGDGARLDEDGDIWLLGRVDDVMNVSGHRLSTAEIESSLVAHPYVAEAAVVGASDEATGQAVVAFVILRSAEASALGDEDPNEVLRKHVSDQIGAIAKPRRVFVVQELPKTRSGKIMRRLLRDVAEGRAIGDTTTLADTQVMQVISDRMSAG, from the coding sequence ATGACGATGTCCACGAACCCCCGATCGACCCAGCCCGGAGCCTCGAGCCCCGCCGCGCCCGACCAGGACGAGGAGGGGACGGCCATCCCCTCGCGCCCGGCGACGACGGCGGAGTCGGGGCCCGTCCACCCGCCGTCGGACGCGTTCCGCGCCACCCGCGTGGCCGACGAGTCCCTCGCCGCGTCCGCCGCCGCCGACCGTCTCGGCTTCTGGGCCGACAGGGCCCGCGAGCTGGTGACCTGGGAGACCCCGTTCGAGACGGTCCTCGACTGGTCGGACGCGCCCGTCGCCCGCTGGTTCCCCGAGGGACGGCTCAACGTGGCCTACAACTGCCTCGACCGGCACGTGCTCGCCGGGCACGGCGACCGCGTCGCGCTGCACTGGGAGGGCGAGCCAGGCGACACCCGCGACCTCACCTACGCCGAGCTGACCGCGGAGGTCAAGCGCGCCGCGAACGCACTCAGCGACCTGGGCGTCGTCGCGGGTGACCGCGTCGCGATCTACCTGCCGATGATCCCGGAGGCCGTGATCGCGATGCTGGCCGTCGCGCGCATCGGAGCCGTCCACTCCGTCGTGTTCGGCGGCTTCAGCGCCGAGAGCCTGCGCGCGCGCATCGACGACGCCGCGGCCCGCGTGGTCATCACCGCGGACGGCGGCTGGCGCAAGGGCAAGGTCTTCCCGCTCAAGCCCGCCGTGGATGCCGCACTGGTCGGATCGGCCGGATCCGTCGAGCACGTCCTCGTCGTCAGGCGCGGCGAGAACGAGGTCGACTGGGACGAGAGCCGCGACCTCTGGTGGCACGAGCGCGTCGCCGCGGCGGATCCGGAGCACGAGGCCCAGGCCTTCGAGGCCGAGCACCCCCTCTTCATCCTCTACACGAGCGGCACGACCGGGAAGCCGAAGGGCATCCTGCACACCTCCGGCGGCTACCTCACGCAGGTCGCCTACACGCACCGCAACGTCTTCGACCTGCACCCCGAGACCGACGTCTACTGGTGCACGGCGGACGTCGGCTGGATCACCGGCCACAGCTACGTCGTCTACGGCCCGCTCGCGAACGGCGCCACGCAGGTCATCTACGAGGGCACGCCCGACGCCCCGCAGCCCGGCCGCTGGTGGGACATCGTGGAGAAGCACGGCGTGACGATCCTGTACGCGGCGCCCACGGCCATCCGCTCCTTCATGAAGACCGGCCGAGAGATCCCGGACGCGCGCGACCTCTCCTCCATCCGCCTGCTCGGCTCGGTCGGCGAGCCCATCAACCCGGAGGCGTGGCGCTGGTACCGGGACGTCGTCGGCGGCGGCGACGTGCCCGTCGTGGACACGTGGTGGCAGACGGAGACCGGCGGCATCATGATCTCCGCGCTCCCCGGCGTCACCGCGACGAAGCCCGGATCCGCGCAGTCCCCCATCCCCGGCATCCAGGTCGCCGTGGTCGACGACCAGGGCGAGCCCGTCGCGCGAGGCGAGAGCGGCCTCCTGGTCGTGACCGAGCCCTGGCCCGGGATGCTGCGCGGCATCTGGGGCGACCCGGAGCGCTACCGCGAGACGTACTGGGACCGCTTCGGCGACCGCTACTTCGCGGGCGACGGCGCGCGGCTCGACGAGGACGGCGACATCTGGCTGCTCGGCCGGGTCGACGACGTGATGAACGTCTCCGGCCATCGCCTGTCGACGGCGGAGATCGAGTCCTCGCTCGTCGCGCACCCGTACGTGGCCGAGGCTGCGGTCGTCGGCGCGTCCGACGAGGCGACCGGCCAGGCGGTCGTGGCCTTCGTGATCCTCCGCTCGGCCGAGGCGAGCGCGCTCGGCGACGAGGATCCGAACGAGGTCCTCCGCAAGCACGTCTCGGACCAGATCGGCGCCATCGCGAAGCCGCGCCGCGTGTTCGTCGTGCAGGAGCTGCCGAAGACGCGCTCGGGCAAGATCATGCGCCGGCTGCTGCGCGACGTGGCGGAGGGCCGGGCGATCGGCGACACCACCACGCTGGCGGACACGCAGGTGATGCAGGTCATCTCCGACCGCATGAGCGCGGGCTGA
- a CDS encoding TadA family conjugal transfer-associated ATPase → MIEWQASVVGRGVLPGEASRHRSAGGAGPGYRPLVVAPAAFVPRTRTPGGAGRGVASSDARGTGVGGVLRLPADGVVAEPASHPTLRRVPSALGPLAHLAQDPRTTDVFVNGDGEVWVDRGSGPERRPDVDLGGEPSVRALAVRLAAEGGRHLDEAAPCVDVRLGDGMRIHAVLPPVSTRGTLLSIRLPSRARPTLDALDAAGAFPPGCRALLEEAVRRRTNLLITGAGGSGKTTLLGALLARADPRERIVLVEDVAELRVRHAHVVSLEARQANIEGAGELSLPRLVREALRMRPDRLVVGECRGSEIRDLLGALNTGHDGGAGTLHANGVADVPARLEALGALAGMDAVTTARQAVSAIGLVVHLARTPRGRRVTAAGRLATGDDGRLRIVPVRWDPGAGPVARPAVAVWASDARGGRG, encoded by the coding sequence ATGATCGAGTGGCAGGCATCCGTCGTGGGTCGAGGCGTCCTCCCGGGGGAGGCGTCGCGGCACCGGTCCGCGGGCGGCGCGGGGCCGGGCTATCGTCCGCTCGTCGTCGCCCCCGCGGCCTTCGTCCCTCGGACCCGGACGCCCGGCGGCGCTGGTCGGGGCGTCGCGTCGTCCGACGCCCGGGGCACGGGGGTCGGCGGGGTCCTCCGTCTCCCGGCGGACGGCGTCGTCGCCGAGCCCGCATCGCACCCGACCCTGCGCCGGGTCCCGTCCGCGCTCGGTCCCCTCGCGCATCTGGCGCAGGACCCCCGGACGACGGACGTGTTCGTCAACGGCGACGGCGAGGTCTGGGTCGACCGCGGATCCGGCCCCGAACGCCGACCCGACGTCGACCTCGGCGGTGAGCCGTCCGTGCGCGCGCTGGCCGTGCGGCTGGCCGCGGAGGGCGGGCGGCATCTGGACGAGGCGGCGCCGTGCGTGGACGTGAGGCTGGGTGACGGGATGCGCATCCACGCGGTGCTGCCACCCGTGTCGACACGCGGCACGCTGCTCTCCATCCGGCTCCCCTCGCGGGCGAGGCCGACGCTCGACGCGCTCGACGCGGCGGGGGCATTCCCGCCCGGATGCCGCGCTCTGCTCGAGGAGGCGGTGCGACGGCGCACGAACCTCCTGATCACCGGGGCCGGCGGCAGCGGGAAGACGACCCTGCTCGGCGCGCTGCTCGCCCGAGCGGATCCGCGGGAGCGCATCGTGCTCGTCGAGGACGTCGCCGAGCTGCGCGTGCGTCATGCGCACGTCGTGTCGCTCGAGGCCAGGCAGGCGAACATCGAGGGGGCCGGGGAGCTGTCCCTGCCGCGCCTGGTGCGGGAGGCGCTGAGGATGCGTCCGGACCGGCTGGTGGTGGGGGAGTGCCGGGGCAGCGAGATCAGGGACCTGCTCGGAGCGCTCAACACCGGGCACGACGGAGGCGCGGGCACCCTGCACGCCAACGGCGTCGCGGACGTGCCGGCCCGGCTCGAGGCGCTGGGCGCGCTCGCCGGCATGGACGCGGTCACGACGGCACGCCAGGCGGTGAGCGCGATCGGCCTGGTCGTCCACCTCGCCCGGACGCCGCGGGGACGCCGGGTGACCGCCGCCGGACGCCTCGCGACGGGCGACGACGGCCGCCTCCGCATCGTGCCGGTGCGCTGGGATCCCGGCGCGGGTCCGGTGGCGCGGCCCGCGGTGGCGGTGTGGGCCTCGGATGCGCGCGGGGGGCGTGGATGA
- a CDS encoding TadE family type IV pilus minor pilin, which produces MIPSTSAEAIPHGDPRACPVADRGAAAAELAVVLPAVVLVLGLCMGAVQTVGQQVVLTSAAEEAARSIGRGEDAGTAAARIDGAAGGASMAVDRSGHTVCVRLTAPSRFGPAGAAGLRVSARGCAWQEDPGVP; this is translated from the coding sequence GTGATCCCGTCCACCTCGGCGGAGGCGATTCCGCACGGCGATCCGCGTGCCTGCCCGGTCGCGGATCGCGGGGCGGCGGCCGCGGAGCTGGCGGTCGTGCTGCCCGCGGTCGTGCTGGTCCTCGGGCTGTGCATGGGCGCGGTGCAGACGGTCGGCCAGCAGGTCGTGCTGACATCCGCGGCGGAGGAGGCGGCACGGAGCATCGGACGCGGGGAGGACGCGGGCACTGCGGCGGCGCGCATCGACGGCGCGGCGGGGGGAGCGTCGATGGCGGTGGATCGGTCGGGTCACACCGTCTGCGTCCGGCTCACGGCGCCCAGCCGCTTCGGCCCCGCTGGCGCTGCCGGGCTCCGCGTGTCGGCGCGGGGCTGCGCATGGCAGGAGGATCCGGGTGTCCCGTGA
- a CDS encoding type II secretion system F family protein, with product MIRDAHPFRPGLRRRLRPRLRGAGDEAVVEEAEEIAAFVRRLAVLLGAGLHLERAWSQLAPPGGRARRGERAVPALVRRVAAGAGSAPLADRVVAAATACEAAGGGTAGSWSALAAGLEVADRTGAPLARSLDRLAGSLVDIARVRREAGTALAGPVATSRTVLLMPGAGLLLAAGLGFDPLRVLVTTVPGLVCLVVGSSLVAIGWRWNRRLVSRALPREPAPGLVLDLVAMAMSGGASVPRAVAVVRRACERAGLRAGDDLDAVGPVVDAAARTGAPVAVLLGSEAERIRRDAATWAERAAARLAARLMLPLGVCILPAFLAVGVVPMLLAVVSSTLGRG from the coding sequence ATGATCCGGGACGCGCACCCCTTCCGCCCAGGGCTGCGTCGGCGGCTGCGTCCGCGTCTGCGGGGCGCGGGCGACGAGGCGGTCGTCGAGGAGGCCGAGGAGATCGCCGCGTTCGTGCGACGACTCGCGGTGCTGCTCGGCGCGGGGCTGCACCTCGAACGCGCGTGGTCGCAGCTGGCGCCGCCGGGCGGGCGCGCCCGGCGCGGCGAGCGCGCGGTTCCCGCCCTGGTCCGTCGCGTGGCCGCGGGCGCAGGGTCGGCTCCCCTCGCCGACCGCGTCGTGGCGGCGGCCACCGCGTGCGAGGCGGCAGGCGGAGGCACCGCGGGTTCGTGGTCCGCGCTCGCCGCGGGGCTGGAGGTCGCGGATCGCACGGGAGCGCCGCTCGCGCGGTCCCTCGATCGGCTCGCCGGCTCCCTCGTCGACATCGCCCGGGTGCGCCGCGAGGCGGGGACGGCGCTCGCCGGCCCGGTGGCGACCAGCCGCACCGTCCTCCTCATGCCCGGCGCCGGTCTGCTCCTGGCGGCCGGGCTCGGGTTCGATCCGCTCCGCGTCCTCGTCACCACCGTGCCCGGGCTCGTGTGCCTCGTGGTGGGCTCCTCGCTCGTGGCGATCGGCTGGCGGTGGAACCGCCGTCTGGTGAGCCGGGCCCTTCCGCGGGAACCCGCACCTGGGCTCGTCCTCGACCTGGTGGCGATGGCCATGTCTGGTGGGGCGTCCGTGCCTCGTGCGGTCGCGGTCGTCCGACGTGCGTGCGAGCGCGCCGGCCTGCGCGCTGGCGACGACCTCGACGCCGTCGGGCCGGTCGTCGACGCGGCCGCCCGCACCGGTGCTCCCGTGGCCGTGCTCCTCGGGAGCGAGGCGGAGCGGATCCGCAGGGACGCCGCCACCTGGGCGGAGCGGGCGGCGGCGCGTCTGGCGGCGCGGCTCATGCTGCCGCTGGGCGTGTGCATCCTGCCGGCGTTCCTGGCGGTGGGCGTGGTGCCGATGCTGCTGGCCGTCGTGTCCTCAACACTCGGCCGCGGATGA
- a CDS encoding RidA family protein, with translation MGAISDRLAELGIELPAVAAPVAAYVPAVVHGGFVYTSGQLPFVDGALAATGKVGAEVSAEDAKAHARTCALNGLAAAADAAGGVDRIARVIKVTGFVASAEGFTGQPGVINGASEVLGEILGDAGIHARSAVGVAELPLGSPVEVELVVALVE, from the coding sequence ATGGGCGCGATCTCCGACCGGCTGGCCGAGCTGGGCATCGAGCTGCCCGCGGTCGCGGCCCCCGTCGCCGCCTACGTCCCCGCGGTCGTGCACGGCGGATTCGTCTACACGAGCGGCCAGCTGCCCTTCGTCGACGGCGCGCTCGCCGCGACCGGGAAGGTCGGTGCCGAGGTGTCGGCCGAGGACGCCAAGGCGCACGCCCGCACGTGCGCGCTGAACGGGCTCGCGGCCGCGGCGGATGCGGCCGGCGGCGTCGACCGCATCGCGCGCGTGATCAAGGTCACGGGCTTCGTCGCCTCGGCCGAGGGCTTCACCGGGCAGCCGGGCGTCATCAACGGCGCGAGCGAGGTGCTGGGGGAGATCCTCGGCGATGCAGGGATCCACGCCCGCTCTGCCGTGGGCGTCGCCGAGCTGCCGCTCGGCTCGCCCGTCGAGGTCGAGCTCGTGGTGGCGCTCGTCGAGTAG
- a CDS encoding transglycosylase domain-containing protein, whose product MSASKNTPGRVAAALTGVLGMSAVAGVLVAAMVTPAIAVTSLAANNTIGLFEDLPDYLQIDNLAQKTELYATQGGQPVKFAEFYAQNRQEVSWDEVSDNAKAAAVDTEDPRFYEHGGVDVQSTFRALAQNVIGGGVESGASTITMQYVKNVLVQKAETLAETDPDAGKKAYAEATQESTARKLKEMRLAIGLEKKFSKNDILLGYLNIANYGGSVYGIQSAAKYYYGVDAKDLSIAQAASLVATVNYPTALRIDEPGNITANQERRDVLIDNMLKHHSITQQQHDEAIATPVTPAITPSVSGCNAAQPASAAYFCDAVKYTVENSKEFGQTPDEARRNLNRNGYKIYTTLNLDLQAKATDDLRKQIPTTMNSIPELGSAMTSVEAKTGRVIAMVQNTDYGNDAGAGVQSVNFNTDQDMGGSRGFQVGSTYKIVTLLEWLKEGHSVNEVVNSSKGTWAGSDFRDSCTGGTLSSKPLTVTNDGAAPGANRTVMSGTANSTNTAFMAMASELDMCGIVQTAKDIGIHQADKSKPLSGLVSDIIGSGGNNIAPLTMASAYATVANNGTTCTPILIDKVVLPDDTEITPPSANCTETVSPDVAHTAAYALGGVMSATGAAANTNDGTPLIGKTGTTDRAKDTWFVGSSTEVTTAIWVGSYGGQDIRQRLTKLPNGQLMSTARFAVWKPFMQAVNAVYKGSAFPGPAADLTRTPTVQVPDVSGMSPADAQSAIEGAGLSFAQGGSRSSANVAVGQVAGSDPGAGANAARGSTVTVFISSGPDQGQQQGTPGTVPDVRGQDMTSARQTLRGAGFDVTMAQEQVQDNSQIGKATRTDPAAGQQSSGPVTLYIGRS is encoded by the coding sequence ATGTCTGCTTCCAAGAACACGCCCGGCCGCGTCGCCGCCGCGCTCACGGGCGTCCTCGGCATGAGCGCCGTCGCCGGCGTGCTGGTCGCGGCTATGGTCACCCCCGCCATCGCCGTCACGAGCCTCGCGGCCAACAACACGATCGGCCTCTTCGAGGACCTGCCGGACTACCTGCAGATCGACAACCTCGCCCAGAAGACCGAGCTGTACGCCACGCAGGGCGGCCAGCCGGTCAAGTTCGCGGAGTTCTACGCGCAGAACCGCCAGGAGGTGAGCTGGGACGAGGTCTCCGACAACGCGAAGGCCGCGGCCGTCGACACGGAGGATCCCCGCTTCTACGAGCACGGCGGCGTCGACGTGCAGTCCACGTTCCGCGCGCTCGCCCAGAACGTCATCGGCGGCGGCGTCGAGTCGGGCGCCAGCACCATCACCATGCAGTACGTGAAGAACGTGCTCGTGCAGAAGGCGGAGACGCTCGCCGAGACGGACCCGGACGCGGGCAAGAAGGCGTATGCGGAGGCGACGCAGGAGTCGACCGCCCGCAAGCTCAAGGAGATGCGCCTCGCGATCGGCCTGGAGAAGAAGTTCTCGAAGAACGACATCCTCCTCGGCTACCTCAACATCGCGAACTACGGCGGCAGCGTCTACGGCATCCAGTCGGCTGCGAAGTACTACTACGGCGTGGACGCGAAGGACCTCAGCATCGCCCAGGCCGCGAGCCTCGTCGCCACGGTCAACTACCCCACGGCCCTGCGGATCGACGAGCCCGGGAACATCACGGCCAACCAGGAGCGCCGCGACGTGCTCATCGACAACATGCTCAAGCACCACAGCATCACGCAGCAACAGCACGACGAGGCGATCGCCACCCCCGTCACACCGGCGATCACCCCCTCGGTGAGCGGCTGCAACGCGGCCCAGCCCGCCAGCGCCGCGTACTTCTGCGACGCGGTGAAGTACACGGTCGAGAACTCGAAGGAGTTCGGCCAGACCCCCGACGAGGCCCGTCGGAACCTCAACCGCAACGGCTACAAGATCTACACGACGCTGAACCTCGACCTGCAGGCCAAGGCCACGGACGACCTGCGCAAGCAGATCCCCACGACGATGAACAGCATCCCGGAGCTCGGGTCGGCGATGACCAGCGTCGAGGCGAAGACCGGTCGCGTCATCGCCATGGTGCAGAACACCGACTACGGCAACGACGCGGGCGCTGGTGTGCAGAGCGTCAACTTCAACACCGACCAGGACATGGGCGGGTCGCGTGGCTTCCAGGTGGGATCGACGTACAAGATCGTCACCCTCCTCGAGTGGCTGAAGGAGGGGCACTCGGTGAACGAGGTCGTCAACTCCTCCAAGGGGACATGGGCCGGGAGCGACTTCCGCGACTCGTGCACGGGCGGGACGTTGAGCTCGAAGCCGCTGACGGTCACGAACGACGGTGCCGCGCCGGGTGCCAACCGGACCGTCATGTCCGGGACCGCGAACTCCACCAACACCGCGTTCATGGCCATGGCCTCCGAGCTCGACATGTGCGGCATCGTGCAGACCGCGAAGGACATCGGGATCCATCAGGCGGACAAGAGCAAGCCGCTCTCCGGCCTCGTGTCCGACATCATCGGGTCCGGTGGCAACAACATCGCGCCGCTCACGATGGCCTCGGCGTATGCCACGGTCGCGAACAACGGCACCACGTGCACGCCGATCCTGATCGACAAGGTCGTGCTGCCCGATGACACCGAGATCACGCCTCCCTCCGCGAACTGCACGGAGACCGTGAGCCCGGACGTCGCCCACACGGCCGCCTACGCGCTCGGCGGGGTCATGAGCGCGACCGGTGCCGCCGCCAACACGAACGACGGCACGCCCCTCATCGGCAAGACGGGTACCACGGACAGGGCCAAGGACACCTGGTTCGTGGGATCCAGCACCGAGGTCACCACCGCCATCTGGGTGGGCAGCTACGGCGGACAGGACATCCGCCAGCGCCTGACGAAGCTCCCGAACGGGCAGCTGATGTCCACCGCTCGCTTCGCCGTGTGGAAGCCGTTCATGCAGGCCGTCAACGCGGTCTACAAGGGGTCGGCGTTCCCCGGCCCGGCAGCGGACCTCACCCGCACGCCGACGGTCCAGGTGCCGGACGTGTCGGGCATGTCGCCCGCCGACGCCCAGTCGGCCATCGAGGGCGCGGGCCTGTCCTTCGCCCAGGGCGGCTCGCGGTCCTCCGCGAACGTGGCCGTCGGTCAGGTCGCCGGATCCGACCCGGGTGCCGGCGCCAACGCGGCGCGTGGATCGACCGTCACGGTGTTCATCAGCAGCGGGCCCGACCAGGGC
- a CDS encoding DUF4244 domain-containing protein, translating to MTCARACGGEVVTAAPRLAPSRSARVARAVRRALLCRPAGDGGAATAEYAIATMAAVAFAGLLVVILQSDEVRGMLLDLVRRALTYDR from the coding sequence ATGACCTGCGCGAGGGCCTGCGGCGGGGAGGTGGTCACGGCGGCCCCGAGGCTCGCGCCGTCGCGTTCCGCTCGCGTCGCTCGCGCGGTGCGGCGTGCGCTCCTCTGCCGTCCAGCGGGCGACGGGGGTGCGGCCACCGCCGAGTACGCCATCGCGACCATGGCGGCGGTGGCGTTCGCGGGCCTGCTCGTGGTCATCCTGCAGAGCGACGAGGTCCGCGGGATGCTCCTCGACCTCGTGCGGCGCGCGCTGACGTACGACCGGTGA
- a CDS encoding Rv3654c family TadE-like protein, which yields MSRDGDVGSGTVVAVGLLGAVTALALATVAVSSALVERAAAAGAADSGALAAADVAAGFAAGSPCSAAEEVVVAAGAALAGCEITGTTAVVVAERRGGPMGLQVTARARAGQPPSRASG from the coding sequence GTGTCCCGTGACGGCGACGTCGGCTCGGGCACCGTGGTCGCGGTCGGCCTGCTCGGCGCGGTCACCGCGCTCGCGCTGGCCACTGTGGCCGTCTCGTCCGCGCTGGTGGAGAGGGCGGCAGCGGCGGGCGCCGCGGACTCCGGGGCGCTCGCCGCGGCGGACGTCGCCGCGGGGTTCGCGGCCGGCTCTCCCTGCTCGGCGGCCGAGGAGGTCGTGGTCGCCGCCGGGGCGGCGCTCGCGGGCTGCGAGATCACGGGCACGACGGCGGTCGTGGTCGCAGAGCGTCGCGGTGGCCCGATGGGCCTCCAGGTCACGGCGCGCGCGAGAGCCGGTCAACCGCC